The Chryseobacterium aureum genome contains a region encoding:
- the yiaA gene encoding inner membrane protein YiaA has product MKKQKVSNAFIAASWVALGAGMIGFIVGLARAEMLLNEKGYYFTILLYGLFAVVSLQKAVRDRLENIQVTDIYYGICWFATLSSIVLLAIGLWNATILPSEKGFYAFAFLLALFGAIAVQKNTRDNMIQE; this is encoded by the coding sequence ATGAAAAAACAAAAGGTATCGAATGCATTCATCGCTGCATCGTGGGTAGCATTAGGGGCAGGAATGATCGGTTTCATCGTGGGTCTTGCAAGAGCTGAAATGCTGCTGAATGAAAAAGGATATTATTTCACTATTCTCCTTTATGGCTTATTTGCAGTTGTTTCTTTACAGAAAGCGGTAAGAGACAGATTAGAAAACATTCAGGTAACAGATATTTACTATGGGATCTGCTGGTTTGCTACATTATCATCGATTGTATTGCTGGCTATCGGACTTTGGAATGCAACCATCCTTCCAAGTGAAAAAGGTTTTTATGCCTTTGCGTTTTTACTGGCGCTCTTCGGAGCCATCGCCGTCCAGAAAAATACACGTGACAATATGATTCAGGAATAA